The Halichondria panicea chromosome 14, odHalPani1.1, whole genome shotgun sequence genome contains a region encoding:
- the LOC135347703 gene encoding DNA-directed RNA polymerase I subunit RPA2-like isoform X2, whose protein sequence is MSQQTKLDPPNLKHLRLPEYSKLNERQRKSLQDLVRHHVESFNFMLEEGLGYAVQNLPTVELLDPSNRRLSLFIEEASIGYPTVPVSNHYAKSVQIFPSECRQRAATYRGKLSLTVKWMVDGSPAGSSVRFPGQVPIMVKSNRCRLANLGPKDLIKHHEEAEELGGYFIVNGNERLIRMLIMPRRNYPLAIVRPSWKTRGPMYTQYGIIIRCVRKDQTAANLTLHYLTDGSCMLQFSRNREMYYVPVVFVLKALLNTTDVHIYNELMKGNKDNTFLKGCVAAMLRSALDDGLTTQQSVLKFIGERFRVKMADTPAWVSDEDITRNVLKELVLVHLDKDVDKFNMLVLMTHKLFALASGKCCPESSDSPANQEVLLGGHLYLMAIKEKLGGYLNYAKSELEKQVKMHPEKFDNLTIAIKRVLDHAPDVGQFMEYVMATGNLKSRSGLGLQQQTGFTVVADKLNFYRYLSHFRAVHRGAFFSQMRTTTVRKLLPEAWGFLCPVHTPDGAPCGLLNHLAAACQVTTCVPNTSHLPRLLVSLGMTPTGSPLPSGHTHTDHTLPVVLDGRIIGEVDRNKAQELTDKLRTLKCLGKEKVPSSVEIGLVPHLTGGQFPGLFLFATPSRMMRPVLNLATHTHELIGSFEQVYMDIAVVPEEAHEGHTSHLELDEGSMFSALATLTPFSDFNQSPRNMYQCQMAKQTMGTPLQSFPYRMDGKLYRLQGYDMEDAMILNKGSVERGFKHATVYKSEMIDISNPGVRDKPSRLFGVLPGSKEEGKLEQDGFPQIGTLLKEGDPYYSYFDLDTKSSRLSRYKSMEPAFVDQVKLLGTETGDSPLQKAFIKLRICRNPIIGDKFASRAGQKGICSQRWPSESMPFTESGMVPDIIFNPHGFPSRMTIGMMIEMMAGKSSSLHGLCHDCTPFKFSEKDPAVDHFGKLLVKAGYNYFGNERLYSGINGREFEADIFMGVVYYQRLRHMVSDKFQVRTTGPIDILTHQPVQGRRRAGGIRFGEMERDSLLAHGASFLLQDRLLNCSDKSFCRICKECGSIVSPMLDKAPPTISALSDVQPEWRCRMCQDKGQIDIISVPYVFRYLVAELAAMNIKVQLEIS, encoded by the exons ATGTCCCAGCAGACCAAGCTTGATCCTCCTAACCTGAAGCATCTGAGGCTGCCAGAGTACAGCAAACTGAATGAGAGACAGAGAAAG AGCTTGCAAGACCTGGTACGCCATCATGTGGAGTCATTCAACTTCATGTTGGAGGAGGGGCTGGGCTATGCAGTACAA AACCTACCGACTGTGGAGCTACTAGACCCAAGCAACAGGcgtctctctctcttcattgag GAGGCCAGTATTGGGTACCCGACTGTGCCTGTCTCCAACCACTATGCCAAGTCTGTCCAGATCTTCCCCTCCGAGTGTCGACAGCGTGCTGCCACTTATCGAGGTAAGCTCTCACTCACTGTCAAGTGGATGGTGGATGGCAGTCCAGCGGGGAGCAGTGTGCGCTTCCCTGGGCAAGTCCCTATCATGGTCAAG TCTAATCGCTGTCGTCTTGCTAATCTCGGCCCCAAAGATCTGATTAAACATCACGAGGAGGCGGAG GAACTTGGTGGCTACTTTATTGTGAACGGCAACGAGAGGCTAATACGCATGCTCATCATGCCAAGGAGGAACTAT CCGCTGGCCATAGTGAGACCTAGCTGGAAGACTAGAGGGCCCATGTACACTCAGTATGGTATCATCATCCGCTGTGTCAGGAAGGACCAAACAGCCGCT AACCTCACGCTCCACTACCTGACTGACGGCAGTTGCATGCTCCAGTTCTCACGCAACAGAGAGATGTACTATGTACCTGTAGTGTTCGTCCTCAAG gcGCTGTTGAATACAACAGATGTGCATATTTACAACGAGCTCATGAAAGGCAACAAAGACAACACGTTTCTGAAAGG atgtgttgccGCCATGCTGCGCTCTGCTCTGGATGATGGACTCACCACACAGCAGTCTGTCCTCAAGTTCATAGGGGAGAGGTTCAGAGTCAAGATGGCCGACACTCCGGCATGGGTCAGCGACGAGGATATCACCAGAAACGTACTAAA GGAATTGGTGTTGGTACATTTGGACAAAGATGTCGACAAGTTCAACATGCTTGT ACTGATGACTCATAAACTGTTTGCTCTAGCTTCTGGCAAGTGTTGTCCTGAGTCATCAGATTCCCCTGCCAACCAAGAGGTCCTCCTTGGAGGCCACCTATATCTCATGGCCATCAAG GAGAAGCTGGGAGGGTACCTGAACTATGCCAAGTCTGAGCTGGAGAAACAAGTTAAAATGCATCCAGAAAAGTTTGATAATCTCA CTATTGCAATCAAGCGTGTACTAGACCACGCCCCCGACGTGGGTCAGTTCATGGAGTACGTCATGGCAACAGGGAACCTGAAGTCACGCTCTGGACTGGGCCTACAGCAG CAAACTGGGTTCACTGTGGTGGCGGACAAGCTCAACTTCTATCGCTACCTCTCCCACTTCCGAGCAGTGCACAGAGGAGCTTTCTTCTCACAGATGAGAACCACTACTGTGAGGAAACTGCTCCCTGAGGCGTGGG GGTTCCTGTGTCCTGTACACACTCCTGATGGAGCTCCCTGTGGTCTACTCAACCATCTAGCAGCAGCTTGTCAG GTGACGACATGTGTGCCCAACACCTCTCATCTGCCTCGACTATTAGTGAGCCTTGGGATGACGCCCACAGGGTCACCCCTACCCTCTGGTCATACCCACACGGACCACACCCTCCCTGTCGTACTGGACGGACGGATCATCGGTGAAGTGGACAGAAACAAAGCTCAAGAATTAACTGATAAACTGAGAACTCTGAAATGCTTAGGCAAAGAAAAG GTACCGTCTAGTGTGGAGATAGGACTAGTGCCTCACCTGACTGGCGGGCAGTTCCCGGGACTGTTCCTGTTCGCCACACCCTCTCGTATGATGAGACCAGTCCTCAACCtggccacccacacacacgagCTCATTGGATCATTTGAACAA GTGTACATGGATATTGCTGTTGTTCCAGAAGAGGCACACGAAGGA CACACGAGTCACCTGGAGCTGGACGAGGGGAGCATGTTCAGTGCACTAGCCACACTCACTCCATTCTCTGACTTCAACCAGAGCCCCAGGAACATGTACCAATGTCAG aTGGCCAAGCAGACAATGGGGACACCACTTCAGTCCTTCCCCTACAGAATGGACGGCAAATTATACAGACTACAG GGTTACGATATGGAGGATGCTATGATACTGAACAAGGGCTCAGTGGAGAGAGGATTCAAACACGCCACTGTGTACAAGAGTGAG ATGATAGATATATCCAACCCTGGTGTGCGTGACAAGCCTAGTCGCTTGTTTGGTGTGTTGCCAGGGAGCAAGGAGGAGGGCAAGCTGGAACAAGATGGCTTCCCTCAGATAGGCACTCTACTCAAAGAGGGAGACCCGTACTACAG TTATTTTGACTTGGATACTAAGTCGTCGCGATTATCTCGCTACAAGAGTATGGAGCCAGCGTTCGTGGAtcag GTCAAGCTGCTAGGCACCGAGACTGGGGACTCCCCCCTACAGAAAGCATTTATCAAGCTGAGAATATGT AGGAATCCTATAATTGGAGACAAATTTGCCAGTAGAGCAGGTCAAAAGGGAATCTGTAG tcaGAGATGGCCATCAGAGAGTATGCCATTCACGGAGTCAGGAATGGTACCAGATATCATCTTCAATCCTCACGGCTTCCCCTCCAGAATGACCATTG GTATGATGATTGAGATGATGGCGGGCAAGTCCTCTTCCCTCCATGGTCTCTGTCATGACTGCACTCCATTCAAGTTCTCAGAGAAGGACCCAGCAGTCGACCACTTCGGGAAACTACTAGTGAAAG ctggctACAACTACTTTGGCAACGAGCGTCTCTACAGTGGTATAAACGGCCGGGAATTCGAAGCTGATATATttatgggtgtggtctacTACCAGCGCCTGAGGCATATGGTGTCTGACAAGTTCCAAGTCCGAACCACAGGACCCATTGACATCCTGACCCACCAACCAGTGCAGGGCAGGCGCAGGGCCGGGGGGATCAGGTTCGGAGAGATGGAGAGAGACTCACTACTAGCACATGGCGCCTCATTCCTATTACAAGATCGTCTACTGAACTGCTCTGATAAATCATTT tgtcgtATCTGTAAGGAGTGTGGGAGTATAGTGTCCCCGATGCTGGACAAAGCCCCGCCCACCATATCCGCCCTCTCCGATGTCCAACCAGAGTGGAGGTGTCGTATGTGTCAGGACAAAGGTCAAATTGACATCATCTCGGTCCCGTACGTGTTCAGATACTTAGTAGCAGAACTGGCAGCCATGAACATAAAAGTTCAGTTAGAAATTAGCTAA
- the LOC135347703 gene encoding DNA-directed RNA polymerase I subunit RPA2-like isoform X1, protein MSQQTKLDPPNLKHLRLPEYSKLNERQRKSLQDLVRHHVESFNFMLEEGLGYAVQNLPTVELLDPSNRRLSLFIEEASIGYPTVPVSNHYAKSVQIFPSECRQRAATYRGKLSLTVKWMVDGSPAGSSVRFPGQVPIMVKSNRCRLANLGPKDLIKHHEEAEELGGYFIVNGNERLIRMLIMPRRNYPLAIVRPSWKTRGPMYTQYGIIIRCVRKDQTAANLTLHYLTDGSCMLQFSRNREMYYVPVVFVLKALLNTTDVHIYNELMKGNKDNTFLKGCVAAMLRSALDDGLTTQQSVLKFIGERFRVKMADTPAWVSDEDITRNVLKELVLVHLDKDVDKFNMLVLMTHKLFALASGKCCPESSDSPANQEVLLGGHLYLMAIKEKLGGYLNYAKSELEKQVKMHPEKFDNLTIAIKRVLDHAPDVGQFMEYVMATGNLKSRSGLGLQQQTGFTVVADKLNFYRYLSHFRAVHRGAFFSQMRTTTVRKLLPEAWGFLCPVHTPDGAPCGLLNHLAAACQVTTCVPNTSHLPRLLVSLGMTPTGSPLPSGHTHTDHTLPVVLDGRIIGEVDRNKAQELTDKLRTLKCLGKEKVPSSVEIGLVPHLTGGQFPGLFLFATPSRMMRPVLNLATHTHELIGSFEQVYMDIAVVPEEAHEGHTSHLELDEGSMFSALATLTPFSDFNQSPRNMYQCQMAKQTMGTPLQSFPYRMDGKLYRLQSPQAPLVRTSTYNQYGLDDYPLGTNAVVAVISYTGYDMEDAMILNKGSVERGFKHATVYKSEMIDISNPGVRDKPSRLFGVLPGSKEEGKLEQDGFPQIGTLLKEGDPYYSYFDLDTKSSRLSRYKSMEPAFVDQVKLLGTETGDSPLQKAFIKLRICRNPIIGDKFASRAGQKGICSQRWPSESMPFTESGMVPDIIFNPHGFPSRMTIGMMIEMMAGKSSSLHGLCHDCTPFKFSEKDPAVDHFGKLLVKAGYNYFGNERLYSGINGREFEADIFMGVVYYQRLRHMVSDKFQVRTTGPIDILTHQPVQGRRRAGGIRFGEMERDSLLAHGASFLLQDRLLNCSDKSFCRICKECGSIVSPMLDKAPPTISALSDVQPEWRCRMCQDKGQIDIISVPYVFRYLVAELAAMNIKVQLEIS, encoded by the exons ATGTCCCAGCAGACCAAGCTTGATCCTCCTAACCTGAAGCATCTGAGGCTGCCAGAGTACAGCAAACTGAATGAGAGACAGAGAAAG AGCTTGCAAGACCTGGTACGCCATCATGTGGAGTCATTCAACTTCATGTTGGAGGAGGGGCTGGGCTATGCAGTACAA AACCTACCGACTGTGGAGCTACTAGACCCAAGCAACAGGcgtctctctctcttcattgag GAGGCCAGTATTGGGTACCCGACTGTGCCTGTCTCCAACCACTATGCCAAGTCTGTCCAGATCTTCCCCTCCGAGTGTCGACAGCGTGCTGCCACTTATCGAGGTAAGCTCTCACTCACTGTCAAGTGGATGGTGGATGGCAGTCCAGCGGGGAGCAGTGTGCGCTTCCCTGGGCAAGTCCCTATCATGGTCAAG TCTAATCGCTGTCGTCTTGCTAATCTCGGCCCCAAAGATCTGATTAAACATCACGAGGAGGCGGAG GAACTTGGTGGCTACTTTATTGTGAACGGCAACGAGAGGCTAATACGCATGCTCATCATGCCAAGGAGGAACTAT CCGCTGGCCATAGTGAGACCTAGCTGGAAGACTAGAGGGCCCATGTACACTCAGTATGGTATCATCATCCGCTGTGTCAGGAAGGACCAAACAGCCGCT AACCTCACGCTCCACTACCTGACTGACGGCAGTTGCATGCTCCAGTTCTCACGCAACAGAGAGATGTACTATGTACCTGTAGTGTTCGTCCTCAAG gcGCTGTTGAATACAACAGATGTGCATATTTACAACGAGCTCATGAAAGGCAACAAAGACAACACGTTTCTGAAAGG atgtgttgccGCCATGCTGCGCTCTGCTCTGGATGATGGACTCACCACACAGCAGTCTGTCCTCAAGTTCATAGGGGAGAGGTTCAGAGTCAAGATGGCCGACACTCCGGCATGGGTCAGCGACGAGGATATCACCAGAAACGTACTAAA GGAATTGGTGTTGGTACATTTGGACAAAGATGTCGACAAGTTCAACATGCTTGT ACTGATGACTCATAAACTGTTTGCTCTAGCTTCTGGCAAGTGTTGTCCTGAGTCATCAGATTCCCCTGCCAACCAAGAGGTCCTCCTTGGAGGCCACCTATATCTCATGGCCATCAAG GAGAAGCTGGGAGGGTACCTGAACTATGCCAAGTCTGAGCTGGAGAAACAAGTTAAAATGCATCCAGAAAAGTTTGATAATCTCA CTATTGCAATCAAGCGTGTACTAGACCACGCCCCCGACGTGGGTCAGTTCATGGAGTACGTCATGGCAACAGGGAACCTGAAGTCACGCTCTGGACTGGGCCTACAGCAG CAAACTGGGTTCACTGTGGTGGCGGACAAGCTCAACTTCTATCGCTACCTCTCCCACTTCCGAGCAGTGCACAGAGGAGCTTTCTTCTCACAGATGAGAACCACTACTGTGAGGAAACTGCTCCCTGAGGCGTGGG GGTTCCTGTGTCCTGTACACACTCCTGATGGAGCTCCCTGTGGTCTACTCAACCATCTAGCAGCAGCTTGTCAG GTGACGACATGTGTGCCCAACACCTCTCATCTGCCTCGACTATTAGTGAGCCTTGGGATGACGCCCACAGGGTCACCCCTACCCTCTGGTCATACCCACACGGACCACACCCTCCCTGTCGTACTGGACGGACGGATCATCGGTGAAGTGGACAGAAACAAAGCTCAAGAATTAACTGATAAACTGAGAACTCTGAAATGCTTAGGCAAAGAAAAG GTACCGTCTAGTGTGGAGATAGGACTAGTGCCTCACCTGACTGGCGGGCAGTTCCCGGGACTGTTCCTGTTCGCCACACCCTCTCGTATGATGAGACCAGTCCTCAACCtggccacccacacacacgagCTCATTGGATCATTTGAACAA GTGTACATGGATATTGCTGTTGTTCCAGAAGAGGCACACGAAGGA CACACGAGTCACCTGGAGCTGGACGAGGGGAGCATGTTCAGTGCACTAGCCACACTCACTCCATTCTCTGACTTCAACCAGAGCCCCAGGAACATGTACCAATGTCAG aTGGCCAAGCAGACAATGGGGACACCACTTCAGTCCTTCCCCTACAGAATGGACGGCAAATTATACAGACTACAG AGCCCCCAGGCCCCGCTGGTTCGTACCTCCACCTACAACCAGTATGGACTGGACGACTATCCCCTCGGCACTAACGCTGTAGTAGCTGTTATCTCCTACACT GGTTACGATATGGAGGATGCTATGATACTGAACAAGGGCTCAGTGGAGAGAGGATTCAAACACGCCACTGTGTACAAGAGTGAG ATGATAGATATATCCAACCCTGGTGTGCGTGACAAGCCTAGTCGCTTGTTTGGTGTGTTGCCAGGGAGCAAGGAGGAGGGCAAGCTGGAACAAGATGGCTTCCCTCAGATAGGCACTCTACTCAAAGAGGGAGACCCGTACTACAG TTATTTTGACTTGGATACTAAGTCGTCGCGATTATCTCGCTACAAGAGTATGGAGCCAGCGTTCGTGGAtcag GTCAAGCTGCTAGGCACCGAGACTGGGGACTCCCCCCTACAGAAAGCATTTATCAAGCTGAGAATATGT AGGAATCCTATAATTGGAGACAAATTTGCCAGTAGAGCAGGTCAAAAGGGAATCTGTAG tcaGAGATGGCCATCAGAGAGTATGCCATTCACGGAGTCAGGAATGGTACCAGATATCATCTTCAATCCTCACGGCTTCCCCTCCAGAATGACCATTG GTATGATGATTGAGATGATGGCGGGCAAGTCCTCTTCCCTCCATGGTCTCTGTCATGACTGCACTCCATTCAAGTTCTCAGAGAAGGACCCAGCAGTCGACCACTTCGGGAAACTACTAGTGAAAG ctggctACAACTACTTTGGCAACGAGCGTCTCTACAGTGGTATAAACGGCCGGGAATTCGAAGCTGATATATttatgggtgtggtctacTACCAGCGCCTGAGGCATATGGTGTCTGACAAGTTCCAAGTCCGAACCACAGGACCCATTGACATCCTGACCCACCAACCAGTGCAGGGCAGGCGCAGGGCCGGGGGGATCAGGTTCGGAGAGATGGAGAGAGACTCACTACTAGCACATGGCGCCTCATTCCTATTACAAGATCGTCTACTGAACTGCTCTGATAAATCATTT tgtcgtATCTGTAAGGAGTGTGGGAGTATAGTGTCCCCGATGCTGGACAAAGCCCCGCCCACCATATCCGCCCTCTCCGATGTCCAACCAGAGTGGAGGTGTCGTATGTGTCAGGACAAAGGTCAAATTGACATCATCTCGGTCCCGTACGTGTTCAGATACTTAGTAGCAGAACTGGCAGCCATGAACATAAAAGTTCAGTTAGAAATTAGCTAA
- the LOC135347703 gene encoding DNA-directed RNA polymerase I subunit RPA2-like isoform X3 — protein sequence MSQQTKLDPPNLKHLRLPEYSKLNERQRKSLQDLVRHHVESFNFMLEEGLGYAVQNLPTVELLDPSNRRLSLFIEEASIGYPTVPVSNHYAKSVQIFPSECRQRAATYRGKLSLTVKWMVDGSPAGSSVRFPGQVPIMVKSNRCRLANLGPKDLIKHHEEAEELGGYFIVNGNERLIRMLIMPRRNYPLAIVRPSWKTRGPMYTQYGIIIRCVRKDQTAANLTLHYLTDGSCMLQFSRNREMYYVPVVFVLKALLNTTDVHIYNELMKGNKDNTFLKGCVAAMLRSALDDGLTTQQSVLKFIGERFRVKMADTPAWVSDEDITRNVLKELVLVHLDKDVDKFNMLVLMTHKLFALASGKCCPESSDSPANQEVLLGGHLYLMAIKEKLGGYLNYAKSELEKQVKMHPEKFDNLTIAIKRVLDHAPDVGQFMEYVMATGNLKSRSGLGLQQQTGFTVVADKLNFYRYLSHFRAVHRGAFFSQMRTTTVRKLLPEAWGFLCPVHTPDGAPCGLLNHLAAACQVTTCVPNTSHLPRLLVSLGMTPTGSPLPSGHTHTDHTLPVVLDGRIIGEVDRNKAQELTDKLRTLKCLGKEKVPSSVEIGLVPHLTGGQFPGLFLFATPSRMMRPVLNLATHTHELIGSFEQVYMDIAVVPEEAHEGHTSHLELDEGSMFSALATLTPFSDFNQSPRNMYQCQGYDMEDAMILNKGSVERGFKHATVYKSEMIDISNPGVRDKPSRLFGVLPGSKEEGKLEQDGFPQIGTLLKEGDPYYSYFDLDTKSSRLSRYKSMEPAFVDQVKLLGTETGDSPLQKAFIKLRICRNPIIGDKFASRAGQKGICSQRWPSESMPFTESGMVPDIIFNPHGFPSRMTIGMMIEMMAGKSSSLHGLCHDCTPFKFSEKDPAVDHFGKLLVKAGYNYFGNERLYSGINGREFEADIFMGVVYYQRLRHMVSDKFQVRTTGPIDILTHQPVQGRRRAGGIRFGEMERDSLLAHGASFLLQDRLLNCSDKSFCRICKECGSIVSPMLDKAPPTISALSDVQPEWRCRMCQDKGQIDIISVPYVFRYLVAELAAMNIKVQLEIS from the exons ATGTCCCAGCAGACCAAGCTTGATCCTCCTAACCTGAAGCATCTGAGGCTGCCAGAGTACAGCAAACTGAATGAGAGACAGAGAAAG AGCTTGCAAGACCTGGTACGCCATCATGTGGAGTCATTCAACTTCATGTTGGAGGAGGGGCTGGGCTATGCAGTACAA AACCTACCGACTGTGGAGCTACTAGACCCAAGCAACAGGcgtctctctctcttcattgag GAGGCCAGTATTGGGTACCCGACTGTGCCTGTCTCCAACCACTATGCCAAGTCTGTCCAGATCTTCCCCTCCGAGTGTCGACAGCGTGCTGCCACTTATCGAGGTAAGCTCTCACTCACTGTCAAGTGGATGGTGGATGGCAGTCCAGCGGGGAGCAGTGTGCGCTTCCCTGGGCAAGTCCCTATCATGGTCAAG TCTAATCGCTGTCGTCTTGCTAATCTCGGCCCCAAAGATCTGATTAAACATCACGAGGAGGCGGAG GAACTTGGTGGCTACTTTATTGTGAACGGCAACGAGAGGCTAATACGCATGCTCATCATGCCAAGGAGGAACTAT CCGCTGGCCATAGTGAGACCTAGCTGGAAGACTAGAGGGCCCATGTACACTCAGTATGGTATCATCATCCGCTGTGTCAGGAAGGACCAAACAGCCGCT AACCTCACGCTCCACTACCTGACTGACGGCAGTTGCATGCTCCAGTTCTCACGCAACAGAGAGATGTACTATGTACCTGTAGTGTTCGTCCTCAAG gcGCTGTTGAATACAACAGATGTGCATATTTACAACGAGCTCATGAAAGGCAACAAAGACAACACGTTTCTGAAAGG atgtgttgccGCCATGCTGCGCTCTGCTCTGGATGATGGACTCACCACACAGCAGTCTGTCCTCAAGTTCATAGGGGAGAGGTTCAGAGTCAAGATGGCCGACACTCCGGCATGGGTCAGCGACGAGGATATCACCAGAAACGTACTAAA GGAATTGGTGTTGGTACATTTGGACAAAGATGTCGACAAGTTCAACATGCTTGT ACTGATGACTCATAAACTGTTTGCTCTAGCTTCTGGCAAGTGTTGTCCTGAGTCATCAGATTCCCCTGCCAACCAAGAGGTCCTCCTTGGAGGCCACCTATATCTCATGGCCATCAAG GAGAAGCTGGGAGGGTACCTGAACTATGCCAAGTCTGAGCTGGAGAAACAAGTTAAAATGCATCCAGAAAAGTTTGATAATCTCA CTATTGCAATCAAGCGTGTACTAGACCACGCCCCCGACGTGGGTCAGTTCATGGAGTACGTCATGGCAACAGGGAACCTGAAGTCACGCTCTGGACTGGGCCTACAGCAG CAAACTGGGTTCACTGTGGTGGCGGACAAGCTCAACTTCTATCGCTACCTCTCCCACTTCCGAGCAGTGCACAGAGGAGCTTTCTTCTCACAGATGAGAACCACTACTGTGAGGAAACTGCTCCCTGAGGCGTGGG GGTTCCTGTGTCCTGTACACACTCCTGATGGAGCTCCCTGTGGTCTACTCAACCATCTAGCAGCAGCTTGTCAG GTGACGACATGTGTGCCCAACACCTCTCATCTGCCTCGACTATTAGTGAGCCTTGGGATGACGCCCACAGGGTCACCCCTACCCTCTGGTCATACCCACACGGACCACACCCTCCCTGTCGTACTGGACGGACGGATCATCGGTGAAGTGGACAGAAACAAAGCTCAAGAATTAACTGATAAACTGAGAACTCTGAAATGCTTAGGCAAAGAAAAG GTACCGTCTAGTGTGGAGATAGGACTAGTGCCTCACCTGACTGGCGGGCAGTTCCCGGGACTGTTCCTGTTCGCCACACCCTCTCGTATGATGAGACCAGTCCTCAACCtggccacccacacacacgagCTCATTGGATCATTTGAACAA GTGTACATGGATATTGCTGTTGTTCCAGAAGAGGCACACGAAGGA CACACGAGTCACCTGGAGCTGGACGAGGGGAGCATGTTCAGTGCACTAGCCACACTCACTCCATTCTCTGACTTCAACCAGAGCCCCAGGAACATGTACCAATGTCAG GGTTACGATATGGAGGATGCTATGATACTGAACAAGGGCTCAGTGGAGAGAGGATTCAAACACGCCACTGTGTACAAGAGTGAG ATGATAGATATATCCAACCCTGGTGTGCGTGACAAGCCTAGTCGCTTGTTTGGTGTGTTGCCAGGGAGCAAGGAGGAGGGCAAGCTGGAACAAGATGGCTTCCCTCAGATAGGCACTCTACTCAAAGAGGGAGACCCGTACTACAG TTATTTTGACTTGGATACTAAGTCGTCGCGATTATCTCGCTACAAGAGTATGGAGCCAGCGTTCGTGGAtcag GTCAAGCTGCTAGGCACCGAGACTGGGGACTCCCCCCTACAGAAAGCATTTATCAAGCTGAGAATATGT AGGAATCCTATAATTGGAGACAAATTTGCCAGTAGAGCAGGTCAAAAGGGAATCTGTAG tcaGAGATGGCCATCAGAGAGTATGCCATTCACGGAGTCAGGAATGGTACCAGATATCATCTTCAATCCTCACGGCTTCCCCTCCAGAATGACCATTG GTATGATGATTGAGATGATGGCGGGCAAGTCCTCTTCCCTCCATGGTCTCTGTCATGACTGCACTCCATTCAAGTTCTCAGAGAAGGACCCAGCAGTCGACCACTTCGGGAAACTACTAGTGAAAG ctggctACAACTACTTTGGCAACGAGCGTCTCTACAGTGGTATAAACGGCCGGGAATTCGAAGCTGATATATttatgggtgtggtctacTACCAGCGCCTGAGGCATATGGTGTCTGACAAGTTCCAAGTCCGAACCACAGGACCCATTGACATCCTGACCCACCAACCAGTGCAGGGCAGGCGCAGGGCCGGGGGGATCAGGTTCGGAGAGATGGAGAGAGACTCACTACTAGCACATGGCGCCTCATTCCTATTACAAGATCGTCTACTGAACTGCTCTGATAAATCATTT tgtcgtATCTGTAAGGAGTGTGGGAGTATAGTGTCCCCGATGCTGGACAAAGCCCCGCCCACCATATCCGCCCTCTCCGATGTCCAACCAGAGTGGAGGTGTCGTATGTGTCAGGACAAAGGTCAAATTGACATCATCTCGGTCCCGTACGTGTTCAGATACTTAGTAGCAGAACTGGCAGCCATGAACATAAAAGTTCAGTTAGAAATTAGCTAA